The Gloeobacter morelensis MG652769 genome contains the following window.
GAACCCTTGCCGCCCACTGCCGACGCGCTCGGTGAGCACCAGCGCCCGTCTGCCATCTACCCAGCGCCCGCCCGGCGGCTGGGAGCCGGGGATCGCCTCTTCGGTGGATGGTTCGTCGAGCCCGCGCCAAAAAGTGACCTGTTTGCGGTCCTCATCGCGGCCAATATATGAAATGCGCGGAGACGGATCGCCGCGATCGAGGCTGCCTATCGGTCCAAAGCGACCGCGGCCGTTCTCGAGAATCTCCCCGGACCAGACGCCGTCCTGCAGGCGGGCGCGGCCGAGGGCGTAGCGGCCATCGTCGAACTTGGTGTAGACAATCTGGGGTCCGCTGCTGGTGAAGACCCACTCCGGGCCGTTGCCGATCACCTCGACTGGGACCGCGCCGCTGTCGACGGCGATGCTTTTGCCGTCAGCTGGTTCGAAGTTGCCCGTCTGCGGATCGACATTGCCGATCCAGACGTCCCCGACGCCGTCCACCCAGGTGAAGCGGGCGTTGCCCTGATCGAATTCAGGGTCGATAATCGGCGCTTCGGTGATCAAAATATCGGTGGGGACAAACTGGGCGAGGGCAGCTTTGTGTTGACTTGCACAGCAAAAAATAGCGAACGAGAGCGACACGATAGCCGGAAATTTGTAGGGATTAATTAGCATCGAAAAAGTCTTGTAGGGTTGACAAATACAGGCGGCTGCAGGTGGTGGATCCTCCATTCAATAGTCAAACGGCTACCGAGCGCCCGAAAGCTGGCCGGATTGGCCCGTCCGGCTTGCTAGGCGCGCACGACCAACGCGAGTATATTACAAATGCGCACATTTACTCATAGCGCCAGGAAAGCCTTGCTCCTTCACTTGGGTGCTCGCCGGAGATCTTTACAAGATTTTCCGGCGCTCCCGCCTGGGAACGGCTTATCGTATGTGCGTAGCGTCCTGTTGGTAGAGAAGTTGCATGTATCTGAGAACACGCAATGATTTCCCTCCGGCCTTCCCAGTTGGTTTGTTCGAGCAGCGATGGCAGCGCTCCTGCCGCTGGCTGCTGGCGATGGTCGCCTCAATCGGGACTGGTGTTTCCTGGCCTGGCCCGACCCACGCCGATGTGATCGTCTCCGATCCGAGTGTGCGGCTTTTTGATCCGGAGTTTGACCAGGCTGGGGAACGGTTTACCTGGGTTGCGCAGGATGGTCGCGTGTTTATTGGCTACGTCGATCGGGCGACGGGCAATTTTGTGCCCCCGAACGGAGCGGCGGTGCTGGTGGCGGAGGGGGCCCTGACGGTGCCCAACGAGGTGGGCAACGGCCCGGAGTGGGTCTTCACCAGCAGCGAACCCCAGATTGTCTACACTGCGGCGAATGCTGCGGGTGGGCGCACCGTGGCCCGCGCCCGCAAGCAGGGCGAAGTGTGGATCTCAGAAGTGCTCCCCTTCGGCAACAACCGCTTTGCGCCCATCGGCAGCCTCGACCGCGGCGATCCGTCTCCGCGCATTTCGTATTTGCAGCGCACGACCGAGCAGGCCACCACCGACATTCTCACTAAATGGCGCAACCTGGATGATGCGGGTAGTGAACAACAAGTCCCCGGCGCGGATGTGCAGGGCCTGCGCTGGGTGGAAGGGCGGCGGGCGATGGTCTACAGCGCGGTGGTGCAGGGGGTGCGCCAGGCCTTTTTGTACGACATCGACACCCAAAAGCTCGAACAACTCACCTTCGATGCCGGCCCCAAAGAAAGTGTTTTCATGTGGCAGGCGCCGGAGTTCGACAACGAATACATTTTCTTCGCGCTCATCAACGAGAGCAGCCTCGGGATCTACCGTCAGGTAAACGGCGCCTGGAGCAAAATCTATGCGCTCAAACCGCCATCGAAGGGTAGGTTTATCCAGTCGCCGGAATTTTTCAAGCACAACGGCAAATCTTATCTATTTATGGTCACCTCGGACAGTCCACTGTCCACCAATAAGGACTTGCCTTCGGACATCTGGCTGGCGGGGATCGATCCGAATGCGCCGGATTTTCGCCAGTGCAGCGATGCAAGTGAAAAGGTGCGCAAGGATCCGGAGGTCTTTATTACCGACCTCGGACCGTTCCTGTACTACGCAGCTAAACCTGAAGGCGGCGCTTTTCCGGTAATTTACCGCTGTGACACTGGCCTTGGCCCCAGGCAGTAAGGACTACTTGCGGCGCAGGTCGACAGCACCGTTGCTGAATTTGACCAGCCCGTCCGACTGCAGATAGGCGCGGGCGCGCTCGTCGCCTTTGAGATAGGCGTCCCAAAAGGCGGTAGTGGCCACCTTGACATAGCCGAATATGGCCGTCTGATCTGCCCCGCCGCGCGCCCGCATGCCGCCGCCCATCCGGCCGCCGCCCTCCCCTTCCCCCGCCCGAAACCGCTCTCGCAACCGTTCGCGCATCTGCGGGGGAAGATTGCCCAGGCGCCCTGCCTGGGGCTCTTGCTCTGCGCCTTGCCCGGCGAAGCGGCCGGTGTAGGAGCCGTGGTTCGCCCCTTCGATAAGCAGACCGTACTTGTCGCCGCGCGGGGCAAGCGTAAACGGTTCGAGCTTCTCCTGCGGCCCCTGGCCGGTGATTCCCCGGTCGAGCGAGCCGGTCACCGTCATCGTCGGGCGGTTCATCGCCTCCCACGAGCGCTCGGTGAGGCCCTGCTGGCCGCTGCCCTGGGCGGAGAGCAACAGAATCGCCCGCACCCGGTTGTCGGCAAAGCTCGCGGCCCGCCCACCGCCGGGAATATCGATGCGCGCGCCGCCGATGAGCATGGCGGTAAAAGCCCCCAGCGAGTGACCGCTCACCCCGATATTGCGCGCCTCGGGTTTGCCCTTGAGGTCGGGGATCTGCCTTTCGAGTTCTCCCAGGGAGCTGATCACAAAAGAAATGTCCCGGGCGCGGTTTTGCCAGGCCCCCGGGTCATTGGCCAGGCGCTTTGCCGACTGGAGCAGGCCGCCCGTTTGGGCCTGACCTGTGGCCCGCTGCAGGGCGATCGAATCGGCGTGGGTCGGATTGAGACACACGTAGCCATGGCTGGCCCAGAAGCGGGCGATCAGCGCTTTTTCTTTGCCGGAACCGCCCGAGCCGTGGGAGAAGACAATCACCGGGTAGCGCCCCGGTTGCTGCGGATAGGCCACGTACACCGGCAGTTCCTTACCGCGCTCGCGGTCGAAGAGCACCACCTGCTCAGCCTCAGCGACGGCATAAGGGCCGTCGGCCAGCAAGGCTTCGCTTTGCGAAGCGAGAGCGACGGGGGCCGCCGCCGCCGGGATCGGCGGCAAAGCTGAACCGGCCAGCCAGCCCGACAGTGCCAGAAGGACAAAAAAGCGCATGTTATCTCTCCGATTGAATCTACAGGTGCGGACGCTGCGATGGGACGAGCGGTTCAGAGCCGACGGGTCTGGGGCGCGCTTGCAGCCAGGGGCTGCGCCCCGTTGCTTTGCCGGGTAGGGCGAAGATGCTGCCACAGTCCAAGGCCCCCCACGTAAGCGTATCCGAGCACGTAGAGCAATAAAAACGGCA
Protein-coding sequences here:
- a CDS encoding alpha/beta hydrolase family protein; translated protein: MRFFVLLALSGWLAGSALPPIPAAAAPVALASQSEALLADGPYAVAEAEQVVLFDRERGKELPVYVAYPQQPGRYPVIVFSHGSGGSGKEKALIARFWASHGYVCLNPTHADSIALQRATGQAQTGGLLQSAKRLANDPGAWQNRARDISFVISSLGELERQIPDLKGKPEARNIGVSGHSLGAFTAMLIGGARIDIPGGGRAASFADNRVRAILLLSAQGSGQQGLTERSWEAMNRPTMTVTGSLDRGITGQGPQEKLEPFTLAPRGDKYGLLIEGANHGSYTGRFAGQGAEQEPQAGRLGNLPPQMRERLRERFRAGEGEGGGRMGGGMRARGGADQTAIFGYVKVATTAFWDAYLKGDERARAYLQSDGLVKFSNGAVDLRRK